In Sulfuritortus calidifontis, the sequence CGGCGGGCGATCCACGCGGCGGTGGCCAAGGGGATGGCGGTAGGCGGCCGCGAGGTGCGCGAGGCCGCCCGCGCCCAGATGCGCAGCGCCTTCGAGGTGCGGCGCGCGAGCTTCGTCGCCTCGCTGCAAGCCAAGGTGTTCGACAAGAAGCCCGAGCGGCTGCCCGCGCTGTGGGTGGGCAGCCGCATCCCCTGGCTGGGCATCCACACCCAGGGCGGCACCGTGAGCGGCAATCTGCTGATCCCGCTGCTGCCGGGACGGATCGGCCCCAAGCGCTTCCGTCAGGTCATCGACGGCCTGATGCGCTCGGGCAACGCCTTCTTCGTCGAGAAGAACGGGCGCGTGCTGCTGATGGCCGAGAACATCCGGGAGAACGCCGCGCAGCTTGGCCGCTTCAAGCGCGCCGAGCGCGAGCGCAGCGGCGTCAAGCGCCTGCAGCGCGGCCAGGAGATCCCGATCGCCGTGCTGGTGCGGCGGGTGGATCTGAAGCGCCGCTTGGACCTCGCCGCCGGGGTGCAACGGGCGTTGCCGGCACTGGCGCGGGCGATTCAACAAGAACTGGACAAAGTCTGATGGCAAGCAACCGCGCCCAAATCCTCATCCGCGCCGTCGACGAGACGCGCGGTGCCTTCGACGCGGTCAAGCGGGGCCTGGGCGGCTTGGCTGATGCCGCCCGCAGCGTCAACGGCGTACTCGCCGGGCTCGGAGTGGCCCTGTCGGCCGCGGGCCTCGGGGCCATGGTCAAGTCGGCGCTGGAGTCGGCCGATGCGCTCAACAAGCTCTCGCAGCGCGTGGGCATCACGGTGGAGTCGCTCTCCACCCTGGTGCCGGCGGCGGAACTGTCCGGTGTCTCGGCGCAGACCTTCGAGACCGGGCTCAAGAAGCTCGCCACCGCGATGCTCGAGGCGGCCACGGGCTCGGAGGAGTCCGCCCGGCGCTTTGCGGCACTCGGCGTGGCGTTCCAGGACCAGGACGGCCGGCTTCGCGCGACCGACGCGGTGCTGCTCGATCTGGCCGATCGTTTCCAGGCCATGCCCGACGGCGCGCAGAAGTCGGCGCTGGCGGTGCAGTTGTTCGGCAAGAGCGGCTCCGAACTCATCCCCTTCCTGAACCAGGGGCGCGAAGGCATCGCGGCATTGACCGGCGAGATGCAAGCGCTGGGCGTGCAGATCGGCGGCGACACCGCCGCGCAGGCCGAGGCGTTCAACGACGCCTTGGCCAAGGTCAAGCTCGCCACCACCAGCATCGCCAACCGGGTGATCGAGGCCTTCCTGCCGGCGATGAACGAGATGGCGGGCGGCATGGTCGAGTCGGCCAAGCAGGGCGGGACCTTGCGCGCGATCCTGGACGGCATCGTGCTGGTGCTCAAGACCCTGGCGCTCGGGGCGGCCACCGTCGGCAAGGCCTTCGTCGCCCTGGGTGAGGCGATCG encodes:
- a CDS encoding DUF6441 family protein: MKLTLATSGLLDPSRLSAWSAERRRAIHAAVAKGMAVGGREVREAARAQMRSAFEVRRASFVASLQAKVFDKKPERLPALWVGSRIPWLGIHTQGGTVSGNLLIPLLPGRIGPKRFRQVIDGLMRSGNAFFVEKNGRVLLMAENIRENAAQLGRFKRAERERSGVKRLQRGQEIPIAVLVRRVDLKRRLDLAAGVQRALPALARAIQQELDKV